In one window of Chryseobacterium sp. JV274 DNA:
- a CDS encoding phosphoenolpyruvate carboxylase — translation MIHDQRAEKFRQIVENKFQIYNSLFMSLPYDKMTNIGMLLPFLYEESRTGYEAGKTPENIVEEFFKNHTDLQTEEQKLELLFKIIQYIERQVVLFDSIEDAAFPNLHSESDSGTVTNLFERSFQDHKIEKVREKLKDFSVKVVFTAHPTQFYPSSVQRIIQDLRGAITSDSVTQIDTLLQQLGKTPFVNKEKPTPIDEALSIISYLRYVYYDTIGELFTKIKKTFGNGHFHLHEDIIQLGFWPGGDRDGNPFVTADVTKRVAEELRSAILKSYYSHLKFIRRRLSFRGVSEVLTQLSEELYAAIFDGKSITAEDILKKAAEAEKILVNEHNSLFLDLLANFRDRVMIFGTHFATLDIRQDSRIHQKVIDDVFAKVSGNEEADYEQKFNKLIQVSETVNAEDFEDIVKDTLLTVSQVTDIQNLNGLRGMNRYIISNSDAVKDVMNVYAFFKICGYKDEDINMDIVPLFETMEGLANAENVMKELYHNPVYKKHLEKRGNQQTIMLGFSDGTKDGGYLKANWEIYKAKEVLTKLSEQSNIKVVFFDGRGGPPARGGGKTHDFYASQGKTIANNKIELTIQGQTITSIFGNKEQAKYNFEQLLTAGVENDVFKNAKKELTEKERALIIELADISYGKYSDLKAHPMFVPYLQEMSTLEYYGKTNIGSRPSKRGNGSELKFEDLRAIPFVGSWSQLKQNVPGFFGFGYAMQKMKEQGRFEEVRELYKGSDFFKTLVLNSMMSMNKSYFPLTYYIKSNPKFGAFWNVLFDEYELSREIMLELTGFKMLQEEDPLSRKSVKIREKIVLPLLSIQQYALMKIQKGEGNKEAYEKLVTRSLFGNINASRNSA, via the coding sequence ATGATACACGACCAACGCGCAGAAAAATTCAGGCAGATCGTGGAAAATAAGTTCCAGATCTACAATTCATTATTTATGAGCCTGCCTTATGATAAAATGACGAATATCGGAATGCTGCTTCCGTTTCTTTATGAGGAAAGCAGAACCGGCTATGAAGCAGGAAAAACCCCCGAAAACATCGTCGAAGAATTTTTTAAAAACCATACTGATCTTCAGACTGAGGAACAGAAACTCGAACTGCTTTTCAAGATCATTCAGTATATAGAAAGACAGGTAGTTTTGTTTGACAGTATTGAAGATGCTGCTTTTCCTAATCTTCACTCCGAAAGTGACAGTGGTACCGTAACCAATCTTTTTGAACGCTCTTTTCAGGATCATAAAATTGAAAAAGTACGTGAAAAATTAAAAGATTTTAGTGTAAAGGTCGTGTTTACAGCGCACCCTACACAGTTTTACCCAAGTTCAGTACAAAGGATCATTCAGGACTTAAGAGGAGCTATTACCAGTGATTCCGTTACTCAGATTGATACGCTTCTGCAGCAGCTGGGGAAGACCCCTTTTGTCAACAAAGAAAAACCTACTCCTATAGATGAAGCTTTGAGTATCATTTCATACCTGAGATACGTATATTACGATACCATTGGCGAATTGTTTACGAAGATCAAAAAGACTTTCGGAAACGGGCATTTTCATCTTCATGAAGATATTATCCAGCTTGGATTCTGGCCTGGAGGAGACAGGGATGGAAATCCGTTTGTAACAGCAGATGTAACAAAAAGGGTAGCAGAAGAACTTCGTTCGGCAATTCTGAAGTCCTATTACAGCCATTTGAAATTTATCAGAAGAAGATTAAGTTTCAGAGGCGTTTCTGAAGTTTTAACCCAATTAAGTGAAGAACTGTATGCTGCCATTTTTGATGGAAAAAGTATTACAGCTGAAGATATTTTAAAGAAAGCTGCAGAAGCGGAAAAAATATTAGTTAATGAACACAACTCTTTGTTTTTAGATCTTCTGGCCAATTTCAGAGATCGTGTAATGATCTTCGGAACTCACTTTGCAACGTTGGATATCCGTCAGGACAGCAGAATCCATCAGAAAGTGATTGATGATGTTTTTGCAAAAGTATCTGGAAATGAAGAGGCTGATTACGAACAAAAATTCAATAAGCTGATTCAGGTTTCAGAAACGGTAAATGCTGAAGATTTTGAAGATATTGTGAAAGATACATTGTTAACAGTTTCACAGGTTACAGACATTCAGAATCTGAATGGATTAAGGGGAATGAACCGCTATATTATTTCCAATTCTGATGCGGTAAAAGATGTGATGAATGTGTATGCATTCTTTAAGATTTGCGGGTATAAAGACGAAGATATCAATATGGATATCGTTCCGCTTTTTGAAACGATGGAAGGTCTTGCCAACGCTGAAAATGTGATGAAGGAGCTGTATCATAATCCGGTCTACAAAAAACATCTGGAAAAAAGAGGGAATCAGCAGACCATTATGCTTGGGTTTTCTGATGGAACCAAAGATGGTGGATATTTAAAAGCCAATTGGGAAATTTATAAAGCAAAAGAAGTATTGACCAAGCTTTCCGAGCAGAGCAATATCAAAGTTGTATTCTTTGATGGCAGAGGAGGGCCACCAGCCAGAGGAGGAGGAAAGACCCACGATTTCTATGCTTCTCAGGGAAAAACTATTGCCAATAATAAAATTGAACTTACGATCCAGGGGCAAACCATTACCAGTATTTTTGGAAATAAGGAACAGGCAAAATATAATTTTGAACAGCTTCTGACAGCTGGTGTAGAAAATGATGTATTCAAAAATGCAAAAAAAGAGCTTACGGAAAAAGAAAGAGCTTTAATCATTGAATTGGCGGATATCAGCTATGGAAAATATTCAGATTTAAAGGCTCATCCTATGTTTGTTCCATACCTTCAGGAGATGAGTACTCTTGAATATTATGGAAAAACAAATATCGGAAGCCGTCCTTCAAAAAGAGGAAACGGAAGCGAACTGAAATTTGAAGATCTGAGGGCTATTCCGTTTGTGGGCTCATGGTCACAACTGAAACAGAACGTTCCCGGATTTTTTGGCTTTGGATATGCTATGCAAAAGATGAAAGAACAGGGAAGATTTGAAGAAGTAAGAGAATTGTATAAAGGTTCGGATTTCTTTAAAACGTTAGTGCTGAACTCGATGATGAGTATGAATAAATCTTATTTCCCGCTGACTTATTATATTAAAAGCAACCCAAAGTTTGGTGCATTCTGGAATGTTCTTTTTGATGAATACGAGCTTTCAAGAGAAATAATGCTGGAGCTGACAGGTTTCAAAATGCTTCAGGAAGAAGATCCACTGTCCAGAAAATCGGTGAAGATCCGCGAAAAGATTGTGCTTCCATTATTGAGCATTCAACAATATGCCTTGATGAAAATACAGAAAGGAGAGGGCAATAAAGAAGCCTATGAAAAATTGGTGACAAGATCACTGTTTGGAAATATTAACGCGAGCAGAAACTCTGCTTAA
- a CDS encoding iron-containing alcohol dehydrogenase, whose translation MLNFEFKNPTKILFGKGEIAKISKEIPKDARILMIYGGGSIKNNGVYDQVKEALKDHEVYEFGGVPANPEYEVLINALSFIKEKNITYLLAVGGGSVIDGTKFISAAANYAGEPWDILRNSVRTFEGEGMPFGSILTLPATGSEMNSGYVISRRETNEKLSSGGPGLFPQFSVLDPEVIRSIPKNQIVNGITDAYTHVLEQYMTAPSSADLQERIAESILISLQETAPKVLADDFNYDAAGNFMWCCTMALNGLIQKGVITDWAVHAMGHELTAYFGIDHARTLAIIAPSHYRYNFDDKKGKLAQYAERVWGIKDGSVEEKAEQGIKKMEEFFHSLHIKTKLSEYTEDFKGTAEKVEKAFTDRKWLGLGEYKKLTPQDAYKIVEMSY comes from the coding sequence ATGCTTAATTTCGAGTTTAAAAATCCAACAAAAATACTTTTCGGGAAAGGTGAAATTGCTAAAATTTCAAAAGAAATCCCTAAAGATGCAAGAATATTAATGATTTACGGAGGTGGAAGCATCAAAAACAATGGTGTTTACGACCAGGTAAAAGAGGCCTTGAAGGATCATGAAGTATATGAATTTGGTGGGGTTCCTGCCAATCCTGAATATGAAGTCTTAATCAATGCCTTAAGCTTTATTAAAGAAAAAAATATCACTTATCTTCTTGCTGTTGGTGGCGGATCTGTGATTGACGGAACGAAATTTATCTCCGCAGCAGCTAATTATGCTGGCGAACCGTGGGACATTCTGAGAAATTCAGTAAGAACTTTTGAAGGAGAAGGAATGCCATTTGGAAGTATTTTAACGCTGCCTGCAACCGGTTCAGAAATGAATTCAGGGTATGTAATCTCAAGAAGAGAAACTAATGAAAAATTGTCTTCCGGAGGACCGGGACTTTTCCCACAGTTTTCTGTATTGGATCCGGAGGTGATCAGATCTATTCCAAAAAACCAAATTGTGAATGGAATTACAGATGCCTACACCCACGTTTTGGAACAATACATGACTGCGCCTTCTTCTGCTGATCTTCAGGAAAGAATTGCAGAAAGCATTCTGATCAGTCTTCAGGAAACGGCTCCAAAAGTATTGGCTGATGATTTCAACTATGATGCTGCCGGAAACTTTATGTGGTGCTGTACAATGGCGCTGAACGGACTGATCCAGAAAGGAGTCATTACAGACTGGGCAGTACACGCAATGGGACACGAGCTGACTGCTTATTTCGGTATTGATCATGCAAGAACGCTGGCAATTATCGCTCCATCCCACTATCGTTACAATTTTGATGATAAAAAAGGAAAGCTGGCACAATATGCCGAGAGAGTCTGGGGAATCAAAGACGGAAGTGTAGAAGAAAAAGCAGAACAGGGAATCAAAAAAATGGAAGAATTCTTCCACAGCCTTCATATCAAAACCAAACTTTCTGAGTATACAGAAGACTTTAAAGGAACAGCTGAAAAGGTTGAAAAAGCCTTTACAGACAGAAAATGGTTAGGCCTTGGAGAGTATAAAAAACTAACTCCGCAGGATGCTTATAAGATTGTAGAGATGAGCTACTAG
- a CDS encoding S8/S53 family peptidase: protein MKKLLLFCFLTGYLNVSAQTELVFVFFTDKPNKAAFYANPLSELSQKSLNRRTTLGIPLNDQDAPIEQSYLQNLQNLGFTVTDYSKWLNGAAVNATPAQKTLLQAQSFVLSVESFARNSSTTVKTAPVKWQDDASLNKILTTFNYGSGAGQIDQVNIRPLHLAGYTGTGISIAVIDAGFPTVNTGTAFSRLWNGNHIKAAYDFVTKTGNIYNTTLSPHGSVVLGAIGGYLENIFVGAAPDADFYLYRSENATVEVPEEELYWIEAAEEADRKGVEIITSSLGYNIFDESRYNYTYANMNGSTSFIARGAGIAAEKGIFVLAAAGNSGLQPWHYLMTPSDNAKVFSIGSVDSAGNASGFSSFGPNSLGVVKPDGSTQGTATTTVYDNATTVVNGTSISTPIAAGGVACLIQAFPTMDREQMRTKLRQTASLYPAHSDQIGFGILNFGSLYNIVLNTSETVKKEKFSIFPNPAKNILNIASEQEVLSLEIYDNLGRLIRKSSQQKSIKVEDFAKGTYYLKIQMKDKVYYEKFLKE, encoded by the coding sequence ATGAAAAAACTTTTACTCTTTTGTTTCCTAACGGGTTACCTTAATGTATCTGCCCAAACAGAACTTGTGTTTGTTTTCTTTACTGATAAGCCCAACAAAGCTGCATTTTATGCAAATCCGCTTTCTGAACTCAGTCAGAAATCACTCAACAGGCGTACAACGCTGGGAATTCCTCTCAACGATCAGGATGCCCCTATTGAACAGTCTTATCTTCAGAATCTTCAAAATTTAGGATTTACCGTTACAGATTATTCAAAATGGCTTAACGGAGCGGCAGTGAATGCTACTCCTGCCCAAAAAACACTGCTGCAGGCTCAATCTTTTGTCTTGTCTGTTGAAAGTTTTGCCAGAAACAGTTCAACCACTGTAAAAACAGCACCTGTAAAATGGCAAGATGATGCAAGTCTCAATAAAATACTTACCACCTTTAATTATGGTTCCGGTGCCGGCCAAATCGATCAGGTCAATATACGGCCACTTCACCTGGCAGGTTATACCGGAACAGGGATTTCTATAGCCGTCATTGATGCCGGATTTCCAACTGTGAATACAGGAACTGCTTTTTCAAGATTATGGAACGGTAATCATATAAAAGCGGCCTATGATTTTGTCACCAAAACCGGAAACATTTATAATACAACGCTCAGTCCTCATGGTTCTGTTGTTTTAGGAGCTATCGGCGGATATCTGGAAAACATATTTGTTGGCGCTGCTCCTGATGCTGATTTCTATCTCTACCGAAGTGAAAATGCTACTGTAGAGGTTCCTGAAGAAGAGCTATACTGGATTGAAGCAGCTGAGGAAGCAGACAGAAAAGGCGTAGAAATCATCACCTCATCACTGGGATACAATATTTTTGATGAGAGCCGTTACAATTATACTTATGCCAATATGAACGGAAGTACTTCTTTCATTGCCCGGGGAGCAGGTATTGCTGCTGAAAAAGGAATTTTTGTTCTGGCTGCTGCCGGAAATTCCGGGCTGCAGCCATGGCATTATCTGATGACACCATCTGACAATGCTAAAGTATTCTCCATCGGTTCTGTAGATTCGGCAGGGAATGCATCCGGATTTTCTTCTTTTGGGCCGAACTCTCTTGGAGTGGTAAAACCTGACGGAAGTACTCAAGGAACTGCTACCACCACAGTGTATGATAATGCGACTACAGTTGTGAATGGAACATCCATTTCTACTCCTATTGCTGCAGGAGGTGTGGCATGTCTTATTCAGGCATTTCCAACGATGGACAGGGAGCAGATGAGAACAAAGCTAAGACAAACAGCTTCGCTTTATCCTGCCCATTCAGATCAGATAGGATTTGGCATTCTCAACTTCGGAAGTCTGTACAATATCGTTCTGAATACTTCCGAAACGGTAAAAAAGGAAAAGTTTTCTATATTCCCGAATCCTGCTAAAAACATTCTGAATATAGCATCAGAGCAGGAAGTCCTGTCTTTGGAAATCTATGATAATCTGGGAAGACTGATCAGAAAAAGCAGCCAGCAGAAATCTATAAAAGTGGAGGATTTTGCCAAAGGAACTTATTATCTGAAAATTCAGATGAAGGATAAGGTTTACTATGAGAAATTCTTAAAAGAATAA
- a CDS encoding lipocalin family protein, translated as MKKQLLLFAFSALALTSCKDDNLEAYDMDIMKGDWKEVKREVISGKDNKTVLYTETLTGCAAKNTLFLRTDYYVSYTAYTGEGADCTPSPKTEGRYTYDADSKVIGIKFGEEESPITYRVDVLTGKDFKLAQQSGIFDMDGDKIPDIPYVTYKR; from the coding sequence ATGAAAAAACAGCTACTTTTATTTGCCTTTTCTGCCCTGGCACTTACTTCTTGTAAAGATGACAATCTTGAAGCTTACGATATGGATATCATGAAGGGAGATTGGAAGGAAGTTAAAAGGGAAGTAATTTCCGGAAAAGATAATAAAACAGTGCTTTATACTGAGACATTAACTGGATGTGCAGCCAAAAACACTCTTTTCTTAAGAACAGACTATTATGTGAGCTATACAGCCTATACAGGAGAAGGTGCTGACTGTACTCCATCTCCAAAAACTGAAGGAAGATATACTTATGATGCAGATTCAAAAGTTATAGGAATTAAGTTTGGTGAGGAAGAATCACCTATCACCTACAGAGTTGATGTTTTGACGGGTAAAGATTTTAAACTTGCTCAGCAATCCGGAATTTTTGATATGGATGGAGATAAAATTCCTGATATCCCCTATGTTACTTACAAAAGATAA